In Fluviispira sanaruensis, a genomic segment contains:
- a CDS encoding PEGA domain-containing protein, with the protein MKNLFKKTATILAISAFLTGCASMYGDNTRLVKVDSQPQGADIYIDGARVGKTPAVITLSTYIYGGKTLVLRKENFSETSVMVNSKFQPVTIWNILNGFGFLIDAATGNILKIDPANLSVQSELTPIIH; encoded by the coding sequence TTGAAAAATCTTTTTAAAAAAACAGCTACCATACTGGCTATCTCTGCATTTTTAACTGGTTGCGCAAGTATGTACGGAGATAATACCCGTCTTGTTAAAGTTGATTCTCAGCCACAAGGCGCAGATATTTACATTGACGGTGCGCGTGTAGGCAAAACTCCTGCTGTTATTACGCTCTCTACTTATATTTATGGTGGAAAAACACTTGTCCTACGAAAAGAAAATTTTTCTGAAACTTCTGTCATGGTAAATTCTAAATTTCAACCTGTTACAATATGGAATATTTTGAATGGTTTCGGGTTTCTAATCGACGCTGCGACTGGAAATATTTTAAAAATTGATCCCGCAAATTTATCTGTGCAATCAGAACTCACTCCAATTATTCATTAA
- a CDS encoding response regulator, whose protein sequence is MKKDFMDKTIFIVDDEPDILDALASVIQIYLKINIVLFNSSVEALEKIKSGDVPNLIISDIKMPMLDGLKFVSEIRKLNIRKPIIIQSAFANKKEAIQSLRLGVYGLLDKPVPHELLIHEITRALNMEEYALIAEQLRREKDLLITLFQKFIAKNHERIANVENLLLNESKVFSKNKNKDKLATFLKDINESNAIDREVSKVFQSVNELMTKQEEQINYTN, encoded by the coding sequence ATGAAAAAAGACTTTATGGATAAAACAATTTTTATAGTGGACGATGAACCGGATATATTGGACGCTCTGGCTTCAGTCATTCAAATCTATTTGAAGATCAATATCGTTTTATTCAATTCTTCTGTCGAAGCTTTAGAAAAAATAAAATCAGGTGATGTTCCCAATTTAATTATCTCTGACATTAAAATGCCTATGCTTGATGGGCTCAAATTTGTTTCTGAAATAAGGAAGTTAAATATCCGCAAACCCATTATTATTCAGTCTGCGTTTGCCAATAAAAAAGAGGCCATTCAGTCTCTTCGCCTGGGGGTCTATGGTTTGCTCGATAAACCCGTTCCACATGAACTTCTTATTCACGAGATCACCCGTGCACTCAATATGGAAGAATATGCCTTGATAGCAGAACAGTTGCGCAGAGAAAAAGATTTGTTAATTACGCTTTTTCAAAAGTTTATTGCAAAAAATCATGAGAGAATTGCCAATGTAGAGAATTTATTATTAAATGAAAGTAAGGTTTTTTCGAAGAATAAAAATAAAGATAAATTGGCAACTTTTTTAAAAGATATCAATGAAAGTAATGCGATCGATCGCGAAGTCTCAAAAGTATTTCAAAGTGTGAATGAGCTTATGACTAAGCAAGAAGAGCAAATTAATTATACAAATTAA
- a CDS encoding RNA recognition motif domain-containing protein, whose translation MLDRHLFNSTGDPVGTKLYVGNLPFSVSENDVASLFEKAGNVASVRAVMDRETGRFKGFCFVEMGTEAEAQQAISMFNGSELNGRPMIVNEARPPEPRNNRGGFGGGHRGGDRGGNRTRY comes from the coding sequence GTGTTAGATCGGCATTTGTTCAATTCAACTGGAGATCCTGTGGGTACCAAGTTATATGTAGGCAATTTGCCTTTTTCTGTTAGTGAGAATGATGTTGCTAGTCTTTTTGAAAAGGCTGGTAATGTGGCTTCTGTTCGTGCCGTTATGGATCGCGAAACAGGCCGTTTTAAAGGATTCTGTTTTGTTGAAATGGGAACAGAAGCTGAAGCACAACAAGCTATTTCTATGTTCAATGGTTCTGAGCTTAACGGCCGTCCAATGATCGTAAACGAAGCTCGTCCACCTGAACCACGCAATAACCGCGGTGGATTCGGCGGCGGTCATCGTGGTGGCGATCGTGGTGGAAACCGCACTCGCTACTAA